A single Ptiloglossa arizonensis isolate GNS036 chromosome 2, iyPtiAriz1_principal, whole genome shotgun sequence DNA region contains:
- the Gabat gene encoding 4-aminobutyrate aminotransferase isoform X2 → MLANKCQTVLCGRILSWQFINGNATSWKRCITGFLSEEPKKPVVTTEIPGPQSRNLLRDLNAMQQASSVQFFADYEKSTGNYIMDVDGNALLDVYMQISSMPLGYNHPAMLRALADPVNQRIIANRPALGVFPGKDWPNRLKKILLQKGVAPPGLSCITTMMCGSCSNENAFKNIFIWYAENQRHGASFTKEEMETCMVNQVPGTPRFSILSFKGAFHGRTLGSLSTTHSKYIHKIDIPAFDWPIAPFPVYKYPLNENVRENQKEDQRCLAEIEELFEKYKTEKKIPVAGVIVEPIQAEGGDNHASPEFFQELRRITKKHGAALLIDEVQTGGGPTGKMWCHEHFNLESPPDLVTFSKKMQLGGYYHAESLKPKQSYRVFNTWMGDPSKIILLEAVLETIRNENLLERVTRVGDYTLKQLTNLEKEFSTIINSVRGRGTFIAFNCASPELRDTIIKKLLTKGIQTGGCGTAAVRLRPALTFTENHANIFLDALRSALKK, encoded by the exons ATGCTCGCCAACAAGTGTCAGACAGTTCTGTGCGGTCGAATCTTGTCATGGCAATTCATCAATG GAAACGCAACATCGTGGAAAAGATGCATAACTGGATTTTTATCGGAGGAACCAAAAAAGCCAGTAGTCACGACAGAAATACCAGGCCCTCAATCACGTAATTTGTTACGGGACCTCAATGCGATGCAA CAAGCCTCTTCCGTACAATTCTTCGCGGATTACGAAAAATCAACAGGTAACTACATAATGGATGTCGATGGGAACGCTCTACTCGATGTTTATATGCAAATTTCGTCGATGCCCTTAGGCTATAACCATCCAGCTATGCTAAGAGCCCTTGCCGATCCTGTTAATCAG AGAATCATAGCAAACAGACCTGCATTAGGCGTCTTTCCCGGAAAGGACTGGCCAAACAGATTGAAAAAGATTTTGCTACAAAAAGGG GTTGCTCCTCCAGGATTATCCTGTATCACGACTATGATGTGCGGCTCTTGCTCTAACGAGAATGCTTtcaaaaacatttttatttggtACGCTGAGAATCAGAGACACGGTGCATCCTTCACAAAAGAAGAAATGGAAACTTGTATGGTGAATCAGGTTCCCGGCACGCCACGATTTTCCATACTTTCGTTCAAAG GCGCGTTTCACGGGAGAACATTGGGATCGCTCTCGACAACGCACAGCAAATACATTCATAAGATAGATATTCCGGCCTTTGATTGGCCTATTGCCCCGTTTCCTGTGTACAAATACCCCTTGAATGAAAATGTACGAGAGAATCAGAAGGAAGATCAGCGTTGCCTGGCCGAA ATCGAAGAATTATTCGAGAAGTACAAAACTGAGAAGAAAATTCCAGTTGCCGGTGTGATAGTGGAACCGATTCAAGCGGAAGGGGGTGACAATCACGCTTCCCCGGAATTTTTCCAAGAATTGCGACGCATAACGAAAAAG CACGGAGCAGCTTTGTTGATCGACGAGGTGCAAACAGGTGGTGGCCCAACCGGAAAAATGTGGTGCCATGAGCATTTCAATTTAGAATCTCCTCCGGACTTAGTGACTTTCAGTAAGAAGATGCAATTGGGTGGTTATTATCACGCCGAATCTTTGAA ACCCAAGCAATCGTATCGTGTATTTAATACTTGGATGGGAGATCCTAGTAAAATAATATTGCTCGAAGCAGTTTTAGAAACAATAAGAAACGAAAATCTGTTGGAGAGAGTTACACGCGTCGGGGATTACACGTTAAAGCAACTGACGAatttagaaaaagaattttctacTATAATCAATTCAGTTCGAGGTCGTGGAACATTCATTGCGTTTAACTGTGCTTCGCCTGAACTACGAGACACAATCATAAAGAAACTCTTAACCAAAG GAATCCAAACTGGTGGTTGTGGAACAGCAGCGGTAAGATTAAGACCCGCCTTAACGTTTACAGAAAATCACGCGAATATATTTTTAGACGCGCTTCGATCAGCCttaaaaaaataa
- the Gabat gene encoding 4-aminobutyrate aminotransferase isoform X1 codes for MSLNFFILKTLDGNKNFIIFLIIHRGNRTRIHTFHGGNATSWKRCITGFLSEEPKKPVVTTEIPGPQSRNLLRDLNAMQQASSVQFFADYEKSTGNYIMDVDGNALLDVYMQISSMPLGYNHPAMLRALADPVNQRIIANRPALGVFPGKDWPNRLKKILLQKGVAPPGLSCITTMMCGSCSNENAFKNIFIWYAENQRHGASFTKEEMETCMVNQVPGTPRFSILSFKGAFHGRTLGSLSTTHSKYIHKIDIPAFDWPIAPFPVYKYPLNENVRENQKEDQRCLAEIEELFEKYKTEKKIPVAGVIVEPIQAEGGDNHASPEFFQELRRITKKHGAALLIDEVQTGGGPTGKMWCHEHFNLESPPDLVTFSKKMQLGGYYHAESLKPKQSYRVFNTWMGDPSKIILLEAVLETIRNENLLERVTRVGDYTLKQLTNLEKEFSTIINSVRGRGTFIAFNCASPELRDTIIKKLLTKGIQTGGCGTAAVRLRPALTFTENHANIFLDALRSALKK; via the exons ATGTCTCTTAACTTTTTCATTTTGAAAACTCTCGATggcaataaaaatttcattattttcttaattataCATCGAGGAAATAGAACACGAATCCATACTTTTCACGGAG GAAACGCAACATCGTGGAAAAGATGCATAACTGGATTTTTATCGGAGGAACCAAAAAAGCCAGTAGTCACGACAGAAATACCAGGCCCTCAATCACGTAATTTGTTACGGGACCTCAATGCGATGCAA CAAGCCTCTTCCGTACAATTCTTCGCGGATTACGAAAAATCAACAGGTAACTACATAATGGATGTCGATGGGAACGCTCTACTCGATGTTTATATGCAAATTTCGTCGATGCCCTTAGGCTATAACCATCCAGCTATGCTAAGAGCCCTTGCCGATCCTGTTAATCAG AGAATCATAGCAAACAGACCTGCATTAGGCGTCTTTCCCGGAAAGGACTGGCCAAACAGATTGAAAAAGATTTTGCTACAAAAAGGG GTTGCTCCTCCAGGATTATCCTGTATCACGACTATGATGTGCGGCTCTTGCTCTAACGAGAATGCTTtcaaaaacatttttatttggtACGCTGAGAATCAGAGACACGGTGCATCCTTCACAAAAGAAGAAATGGAAACTTGTATGGTGAATCAGGTTCCCGGCACGCCACGATTTTCCATACTTTCGTTCAAAG GCGCGTTTCACGGGAGAACATTGGGATCGCTCTCGACAACGCACAGCAAATACATTCATAAGATAGATATTCCGGCCTTTGATTGGCCTATTGCCCCGTTTCCTGTGTACAAATACCCCTTGAATGAAAATGTACGAGAGAATCAGAAGGAAGATCAGCGTTGCCTGGCCGAA ATCGAAGAATTATTCGAGAAGTACAAAACTGAGAAGAAAATTCCAGTTGCCGGTGTGATAGTGGAACCGATTCAAGCGGAAGGGGGTGACAATCACGCTTCCCCGGAATTTTTCCAAGAATTGCGACGCATAACGAAAAAG CACGGAGCAGCTTTGTTGATCGACGAGGTGCAAACAGGTGGTGGCCCAACCGGAAAAATGTGGTGCCATGAGCATTTCAATTTAGAATCTCCTCCGGACTTAGTGACTTTCAGTAAGAAGATGCAATTGGGTGGTTATTATCACGCCGAATCTTTGAA ACCCAAGCAATCGTATCGTGTATTTAATACTTGGATGGGAGATCCTAGTAAAATAATATTGCTCGAAGCAGTTTTAGAAACAATAAGAAACGAAAATCTGTTGGAGAGAGTTACACGCGTCGGGGATTACACGTTAAAGCAACTGACGAatttagaaaaagaattttctacTATAATCAATTCAGTTCGAGGTCGTGGAACATTCATTGCGTTTAACTGTGCTTCGCCTGAACTACGAGACACAATCATAAAGAAACTCTTAACCAAAG GAATCCAAACTGGTGGTTGTGGAACAGCAGCGGTAAGATTAAGACCCGCCTTAACGTTTACAGAAAATCACGCGAATATATTTTTAGACGCGCTTCGATCAGCCttaaaaaaataa